One segment of Saprospiraceae bacterium DNA contains the following:
- a CDS encoding nitroreductase: MTVSDITDLILRRRAVFPKFYIPGKPIERALIEQLLENANWAPTHRLTEPWRFRVFHSEESRQKLGAYLSDFYQKNTPPEQFSEEKMKKSGENPLLAGAVIAIVMQRDAEERVPEFEEIAAVAMAVQNMWLTCAASSLGCYWSTPRAALEADTFLSLQPGERCLGFFYLGWHNMPAIPGKRQPIEEKVTWL, from the coding sequence ATGACCGTTTCGGACATCACCGACCTCATTCTCCGCCGCCGTGCCGTTTTCCCGAAATTCTACATTCCGGGAAAACCCATCGAACGCGCCCTTATCGAGCAATTATTGGAAAACGCCAATTGGGCACCCACACACCGCCTCACCGAGCCTTGGCGCTTTCGGGTGTTTCATTCGGAAGAAAGCCGTCAAAAGTTGGGCGCTTACCTCTCGGATTTTTACCAAAAAAACACCCCGCCGGAGCAGTTTTCGGAAGAAAAAATGAAAAAAAGCGGAGAAAACCCGCTATTGGCCGGAGCTGTCATCGCCATCGTGATGCAGCGCGACGCGGAAGAGCGAGTGCCTGAGTTTGAAGAAATCGCCGCCGTCGCCATGGCCGTTCAAAACATGTGGCTCACCTGCGCGGCATCGAGTCTGGGTTGCTATTGGAGCACCCCAAGGGCGGCTTTGGAAGCTGACACATTTTTGAGTTTGCAGCCCGGCGAGCGCTGTCTCGGCTTCTTTTACCTCGGATGGCACAATATGCCGGCAATCCCCGGCAAGCGCCAACCCATTGAAGAAAAGGTGACTTGGCTTTGA
- a CDS encoding class I SAM-dependent methyltransferase yields the protein MKDNFSTRSAEYARFRPGYPPQLFDFLFAHCKGFDCAWDCATGNGQIAVALAGRFRWVEATDISANQLHNAIRHPNIRYSVEAAEHPSFSPDAFDLVTVGQAAHWFDFEKFYPAINYVMKPGGLLALVGYQLLTVDPPTDEVIQYLYRDVLGSYWDAERQLVDTAYSTIAFPFSEIALPDMAMTYQWTLSHLLGYLGTWSALRHFENKNGCSPLTASFMGSLRNVWPEGVTKTVRFPVFGRIGRVGV from the coding sequence GTGAAAGACAATTTTTCCACTCGTTCTGCCGAATATGCCCGCTTCCGCCCGGGTTATCCGCCACAGTTGTTTGATTTTTTGTTCGCGCACTGCAAGGGGTTTGATTGTGCGTGGGATTGTGCCACTGGGAATGGGCAAATAGCCGTGGCGTTGGCGGGGCGTTTTCGATGGGTGGAGGCGACTGACATCAGCGCCAACCAACTGCATAACGCCATTCGACATCCCAACATCAGGTATAGTGTGGAGGCTGCCGAGCATCCTTCTTTTTCTCCCGATGCTTTCGACCTCGTGACGGTGGGGCAGGCGGCGCATTGGTTTGATTTTGAAAAATTCTATCCAGCAATAAATTATGTGATGAAGCCTGGCGGGTTGCTGGCTTTGGTGGGGTATCAACTTTTGACGGTTGACCCTCCGACGGACGAGGTCATCCAGTATCTGTACCGCGATGTTTTGGGGAGTTACTGGGATGCCGAGCGGCAATTGGTGGATACGGCATATTCAACGATTGCTTTCCCTTTTTCCGAGATAGCGTTGCCCGATATGGCGATGACATATCAGTGGACGCTCTCGCATCTGCTTGGCTATCTTGGCACATGGTCGGCGTTGCGTCATTTTGAAAATAAGAATGGCTGCTCGCCGCTTACCGCGTCTTTTATGGGTTCGCTTCGCAATGTTTGGCCTGAGGGGGTGACGAAGACGGTGAGGTTTCCTGTTTTTGGGAGAATTGGGCGTGTTGGTGTCTGA
- a CDS encoding type IIA DNA topoisomerase subunit B, with amino-acid sequence MTEIRYTEEEIKTLEWREHIRLRPGMYIGKLGDGSSPEDGIYVLLKEVLDNAIDEYAMGYGRTIDVTINEEGVTVRDYGRGIPLGKVVDVVSKINTGAKYDSKAFKKSVGLNGVGTKAVNALSEYFKVAAVREGQMKWAEFQFGNLKKESKLEPTKEENGTLIVFKPDNGMFRHFRWVNEYVEQQLWNYAYLNAGLKINFNGKTFHSKNGLLDLLEKKTGTEETRYPIIHLKGDDIEIAMTHGNHYGEQNYSFVNGQNTTQGGTHLNAFREALVKVVRTHFKKDYDAKDIRESIIAAVSVRVEEPVFESQTKTRLGSERIAPDGPAIRTWMNDFLSKALDDYLHKNPDTAKAMEARVKQSERERKEISEVKKLANQRAKAANVHNKKLRDCKYHLNEKGPDELKLATTIFITEGDSASGSITKARDVNTQAVFSLRGKPLNCYGLTKKIVYQNEEFNLLQHALNIEDSLDDLRYNRVVIATDADVDGMHIRLLMLTFFLQFFPDLVRNGHLYILDTPLFRVRDKQKTYYCYSETEKQEAIQKLRGKPEITRFKGLGEISPHEFADFISENIRLDPVILPEDTNLDHVLDYYMGKNTPERQEFIIGNLRVELDIIDTPEEEAQVEPAAQEEVEAAYTSRR; translated from the coding sequence ATGACAGAAATCCGCTACACCGAAGAAGAAATCAAAACCCTCGAATGGCGCGAGCACATCCGCCTGCGCCCCGGAATGTACATCGGCAAATTGGGCGATGGCTCCTCCCCCGAAGACGGCATCTACGTCCTGTTGAAGGAAGTACTCGACAATGCCATAGACGAGTACGCGATGGGCTATGGTCGCACGATTGACGTGACCATCAACGAGGAAGGTGTCACTGTGCGCGACTACGGTCGTGGCATCCCGCTCGGCAAAGTCGTGGATGTCGTGTCAAAAATCAACACTGGCGCGAAATACGACTCCAAGGCATTCAAAAAATCCGTGGGCCTCAACGGGGTCGGCACGAAAGCCGTGAACGCCCTGTCGGAGTATTTCAAAGTCGCCGCCGTGCGAGAGGGACAAATGAAATGGGCGGAGTTTCAGTTTGGCAACCTGAAAAAGGAGAGCAAGCTGGAACCCACGAAAGAAGAAAACGGCACGCTCATCGTGTTCAAGCCCGACAATGGGATGTTCCGCCATTTTCGATGGGTCAACGAGTACGTGGAGCAACAACTTTGGAACTACGCCTACCTCAACGCAGGCCTGAAAATCAATTTTAACGGAAAAACTTTCCACTCCAAAAACGGCCTGCTCGACCTGCTGGAGAAAAAAACAGGCACAGAAGAAACACGCTACCCCATCATCCACCTCAAAGGCGACGACATCGAAATCGCCATGACACACGGCAACCACTACGGCGAGCAGAACTACTCTTTCGTGAACGGCCAAAACACCACGCAAGGAGGCACCCACCTCAACGCCTTCCGCGAGGCGCTGGTGAAAGTAGTGCGCACCCACTTCAAAAAAGACTATGATGCCAAAGACATCCGTGAAAGCATCATCGCTGCCGTGAGCGTGCGCGTGGAAGAACCCGTCTTCGAAAGCCAAACCAAAACCCGACTCGGCTCGGAGCGCATCGCACCCGACGGCCCCGCCATTCGTACCTGGATGAACGACTTCCTGTCAAAGGCGCTCGACGATTATCTGCACAAAAACCCTGACACGGCGAAGGCGATGGAGGCACGCGTCAAACAGAGCGAACGCGAGCGCAAAGAAATTTCGGAGGTAAAAAAACTCGCCAACCAACGCGCCAAAGCCGCCAACGTCCACAACAAAAAACTGCGCGACTGCAAATACCACCTCAACGAAAAAGGCCCGGACGAGCTCAAACTGGCCACCACGATTTTCATCACAGAAGGCGATTCGGCCAGCGGCTCCATCACCAAAGCCCGCGACGTGAACACACAAGCCGTGTTCAGCCTGCGCGGCAAACCTTTAAACTGCTACGGCCTGACGAAAAAAATCGTCTATCAAAACGAGGAGTTCAACCTGCTCCAACACGCCCTGAACATCGAGGACTCGCTCGACGACCTTCGCTACAATCGAGTCGTCATCGCCACCGATGCCGACGTGGACGGAATGCACATCCGCCTCCTGATGCTCACGTTTTTCCTCCAGTTTTTCCCCGATTTGGTCCGAAACGGCCACCTCTACATCCTCGACACACCGCTGTTCCGCGTGCGCGACAAGCAGAAAACTTATTATTGCTATTCGGAAACGGAAAAACAGGAGGCGATTCAAAAACTGCGCGGCAAACCCGAAATCACCCGATTCAAAGGGCTGGGCGAAATATCACCCCACGAGTTCGCCGACTTCATCAGCGAGAACATCCGCCTCGACCCGGTCATCCTGCCCGAAGACACCAACCTCGACCACGTCTTGGACTATTACATGGGCAAAAACACGCCAGAACGCCAAGAATTCATCATCGGCAACTTGCGCGTGGAGTTGGACATCATTGATACGCCTGAGGAAGAGGCACAGGTGGAGCCAGCCGCACAGGAAGAAGTAGAGGCTGCGTATACTTCGCGCCGTTAG
- a CDS encoding alpha/beta hydrolase, producing the protein MKKEIVSFALSLASFQLFAQGYCIGDTVVFTEPARPVAYDDVVYKTAPQIDEWFFNVPDNIRLRVYYPTDLPAAERRPLVILIHGGYFIWGSYLDFDGLAKSLAEKGFVAATVGYRLCNRTDCVVARATNYPCNVSWPYSFVPSAYVAAVDVHDGIRWLQERAATYHIDPEKIIVGGHSAGAYTALNVAFMDQDEVQQVIPSAGVSGKYLGEPLDPVTGIRACIPMAGAILDLDWIGTKEITEQGIAVGIVHGTNDGVVAYDSGPPVPCCQTYGGIVYGGCGIAKHVRALGGNYYMLTGKGYGHDIGEPAWAEELAVQLPAFIIRTVVCGKPIEKHSIHERIPPLPLCPNNTPNLPAPPVCDLGTTTPPIVTPTHELHLAYANHQLPLSVYPSVTDGSIHIEALTPEADTTWLLTAMSMDGRVVFRGQLPLDGITTVELSDAPPGVYGLFFQSAKSGKSGVVRVVKAR; encoded by the coding sequence ATGAAAAAAGAAATCGTCTCCTTTGCCCTGTCGCTTGCCTCTTTTCAACTCTTCGCTCAAGGCTACTGTATCGGCGATACCGTCGTTTTCACGGAACCTGCTCGCCCGGTGGCCTACGACGACGTGGTGTATAAAACCGCCCCACAGATAGACGAATGGTTTTTCAATGTGCCCGATAACATCCGGCTACGGGTCTATTATCCGACCGATTTGCCCGCCGCCGAACGCCGCCCTTTGGTCATCCTGATTCATGGCGGTTATTTCATTTGGGGTAGTTATCTCGACTTCGATGGGCTGGCCAAGTCACTGGCAGAGAAGGGGTTCGTGGCAGCCACCGTTGGCTATAGGCTCTGTAACCGCACCGACTGTGTGGTGGCAAGAGCCACCAATTACCCCTGCAATGTCAGCTGGCCGTATTCATTCGTGCCAAGTGCCTATGTGGCGGCGGTGGATGTGCACGACGGGATTCGCTGGCTTCAGGAACGCGCCGCTACTTATCATATTGACCCCGAAAAAATTATTGTGGGAGGTCACAGTGCAGGTGCTTACACGGCGCTCAATGTCGCGTTTATGGACCAGGACGAGGTACAGCAGGTCATCCCCAGCGCCGGCGTGAGCGGCAAGTATCTTGGGGAGCCGCTCGACCCCGTGACTGGCATAAGAGCCTGCATACCCATGGCGGGCGCAATTCTTGACCTCGACTGGATTGGCACAAAAGAGATAACGGAACAGGGCATCGCCGTCGGCATCGTGCACGGCACCAACGACGGTGTTGTGGCCTACGACAGCGGCCCCCCAGTACCCTGTTGCCAAACCTACGGCGGCATCGTATATGGCGGATGCGGCATCGCAAAGCACGTCAGGGCGCTCGGTGGGAACTATTACATGCTCACAGGCAAAGGCTATGGCCACGACATCGGAGAGCCGGCATGGGCCGAAGAACTGGCTGTGCAGCTCCCCGCGTTCATCATCCGAACGGTGGTGTGCGGCAAGCCAATCGAAAAACATTCCATTCACGAACGCATTCCCCCGTTGCCTCTATGCCCAAACAATACCCCCAACCTGCCTGCCCCCCCGGTTTGCGACTTGGGCACAACCACCCCACCCATCGTGACCCCCACGCACGAATTGCATCTCGCTTATGCAAACCATCAATTGCCCCTGTCGGTCTATCCGTCTGTCACCGACGGCTCCATTCACATCGAGGCGCTGACACCCGAGGCCGACACTACTTGGCTGCTGACGGCCATGAGCATGGACGGGAGGGTGGTTTTTCGAGGGCAACTGCCATTGGATGGCATCACGACGGTGGAGCTGAGCGATGCTCCGCCGGGGGTGTACGGCCTTTTTTTCCAATCGGCAAAAAGCGGGAAAAGCGGAGTGGTGCGCGTGGTGAAGGCGAGATAG